The DNA region acgaGACAACAGTGAATTGGAGGagccaacacctggatgcagcggagaccctggatcatccggcccctatgccaggcttaacatcagccgcttcaacatccaccaggtcctaggtagaggcgcctttggcaaagtaaggcctacatatttgttatttatttgaaatctgagatttttcatatatccccatgtattgttctctgttatcagccatgtcttgctttgttattgttcattgtagtgtccttctgtgagatgaggtataagacatcaccatagttagggctagtgctgctataacctggtattcttctatactggagggttcatctcaggggtcacagctgtagagggcaggggacattatttttttctcctatcaggctgccagattgtacatacatttgtctctgtgtttttattaaatctagataatcaatgatatttggaccatactaatgccaactcaatgcctctactaatgcttactctgtttatttccatatgctaacagaggaaaaccctttaaaaagtcatcgtcattttaatttttatttcataaatcaatagcaaacatgaaaataagcagctttgtaataattctaatcagataaatcttctttctccaccaagactgatttttcatcttctatattctcaatttctgggtaaactctgtatttagtgaagacagattgttacattactgagaggagatgacagttggtgctgataatattctatgtagtggagaggaggggctaaatgcaaaactcctccctcctcctcccccctcccttctgcatagaatattatcagaaccaactgtcatctcccctcagtaatgtaacaatctgtcttcactaaatacagagtttacccaggtacatagaattttgaaaataacaaatcagtcctggcggagaaagaagccgatttggctgataaaatgtattacaaagttaaatattttcatgtgtattattgttttatgaactaaatattaaaatgacgaatatttattaagacctctccatagcccatccatggagcaggcagtgcattgttctgatagatagatctgctcctctatatggtcctggtcactagcagactgagcgatcactcagttttctcatgcgccttgtggactataaaatccagatccttccacccctgcagacaccttctaagtattctccatttgtgtttttcaggtggtcctggcatctgtccccggcagtaacatcaacgtggccgtcaaaatgatcaccaaaagggacaacgaggacaccatcttgagagagcggcggatactcttggcggccagacactgcccattcctgtgccacctctatgccgcacaccagtctcagcacagggcatatttcatcatggagtacctgtccggtggcagcgtggaggatttgatcaggatgtgcggctgcctgaacatcggcaatgtgaggtgagaaagcagagaatgtacctaaaagagaactaagagaaagggaaaaaacgtgaggtcggggtgcagctaggggagcactggcagggcatatatttagggtgctggaagcaggaggtggggtgccatggtatttggggattgccagagaaggatttcatgacattgattctgcactctgttctctccatcagattctacacagcagagatggtaagtggcctccagttcctccacggacacaacatcgtccaccggtaagcagaactttcctccttctctctgtcccctttacaagctgtagatatggcccccggcttccctggtgtcctgccgcctattctgccgtattttgtagtgacccattttgcatctcttgtatcactggacagatttcttattttgttttcttctttcattgcagtgacataaagccggataacatcatgttggatgcagatggtcacatccgtatcatcgaccttgggcttgcccaagatggcgtctcctcctccaaaaacatctctggagtgacgggcactttccattacatggcccctgaggtgcatcgtagaaaatggtatggcgcagcagtggactggtggagcctggggattgtggtgtccaggatagcagcagggcgatatccattttacaacagccccgtcaagcaaatggctttcaagtccatcatcaacgagaagccaaaatttccaacttggcttgatgctgacatgaaacatctcatcaagaagctgctgcgcaaagaccctcagacacgcctgggtgtgagcgggaacatcagagagcatccattctttaccaccatcggctgggatgatctggaggaaaggagagtagagccaccatttacaccattcaggccagttctggagaaccacCATCTGCAGTGGCCGGAGCACACAGTCCTTCACCCCGTGGCCGGATTTACGTACGTGTCATCAAGCTGGACCCGGTAAGTATCTCCTCCTCTGGGGATAACACTCATCAGGTGCTGTTCTCTCATTGTGGTAATCATCACCATCGATCTTTCCTTGTTTCACTTTTTCTGACAGTAactttatgtttctatttttcttaggtggatgaaaagatctggactgtgaaagaattcacgaccatctagtgagtgaccgatgtacacacaggacacctattatgtcagtacgttgtatctgatgttatatagcagaatggttcattataaagaccattaccctaatataacataagatccggtagatagatttcctgtcttcctcatgtcttgcaggatgagcccgtgccaactgcccagaacttcatgcctcctgacccgtgcctcacgtctctgctgctgtacgtcacctcagctgcccttcaacatcatctctctctataccatcttcatgcCGGACCACTGCCATTGCTGCCCCAGACCCTTGACCTCCTGGGCTGGCATCTAACATCCCTCCAGCCCGAAGATCATCTACCCCAGGAACGGCCTGTGCtaagtttccatctggtgagttcaggaacaatagtcgcacctttcagtcctggggccgctgagcagcagcatgtaaggagcggccattatccctgaactcaccttagcacaggcctggtaagtatcgcacccatcacacatcacccacactacatggtcagtgcaggtccccacactacatcatcagtacaggtacacacatagcacacagtacatatcagcacatagatgtaggacatagatcggcttctgatcctgagatttaatctgatcaccatatttggggtcaggaaggaatttttccccctaatatgaggacaattggcccattccttatagggggtttttgccttcctctggatctacacggccttaaataggtttagtataatagattaataagtagaatcacacactagtagcacaaaaaaagttataataaaataaaatgttcttactttaaaagaaaaaataattcctataaataataattagtccaagtaaagaaacatatatattattttacatgacaggtatattacacaggttaggtacattacacaggttaggtatcagcctttgatcttgggattcattctgatcgccatatttggggtcaggaaggaatttttccccctgatatgaggataattggccgattcctcacagggggttttcgccttcctctggatcaacacggccGATACATATATTTAGTGTCATAGGTTAATAAGTAAGTGCACACTTTTAGAGCataaaaaagatacaaaataaaatattattagttGAAAAAATATTTCCTAaccaaatatagacataaattagtccaaacatgctaccagattagtaggaaaaaaataatacaacacatttttttactttaatctcatcggttcattatcagcccttgatcctgggatttattctgaccgccatactttatttggggtcaggaaggaattttcccccctgatatgaggataattggccgattcctcacagggggttttggccttcctctggaccaacacggcccatagataggtttagtaaaatagaataaataagtagcttcttatgtttattataaaaaatatataatttatgtaaaataataatataatattttggatttacaataatatagtcgacacaaatataaacgtaaattagccgaaaaatagaaattacttttatatttttatataataaacatttatataataataatataattttaaataatatatattttttacattaaacttacgtatacacattagctatgagcccttgatcctgggattcattctgatcaccatatttggggtcaggaaggaattttcccccctaatatgaggataattggccgattcctcacagggggttttcgccttcctctggaccaacacggcccatagatagatttagtctgatagatgaataatttacacatatacatgatatataatatataataacctcatctataaataaaatcttctttttacccctatatctttgtgttgtctttactgcattgctcggccatgtagtcattattatactgccccctatgtctggtgggtgcatacagcagtgtcccccacactccaggcctcacggccccaacacatcatggtgtcaggatttccttcgtatttctcgggggggagagaacctgcggcagtttctgaggcctcgataataattccatcctcagtgcaaaatgaaggaaatcctgacaccatgatgtgttggggccgtgaggactggagtttggggatcaATGTCACACATGACATAAAGCTGGATAAGCCCCGATATCGTTATATCCAATGGGGATAAATCAGGTAATTGCTCTGATTCCTGGGAGTGTCAGGTCCAGAGCAGGTGACTCTGGGGCCTTTCTCAATTTCCGCTAATAAATGAGAATACTGAGCCGCTCCATCCTCTATTACCTCAGAACTTCCTAACAGGACAGAAAAGAATGGGTTTCCTATACCAGACCCCCATATCATAGACAGCTAGTCTGATTAGATCCTCCAGAAAAGATTAATGAAGAAGGAGAATCCCCTGCAGAGAGGCGTCCACAGCAAGAGATGTGATAGTAACAGCTTTTGTGTCATTTCCTAGTGATCTGTATCTGGAAATAAAGGATGACAATCAAAATGGCCCCCATTATCGCTCCTACAGGGGACATCACTAAGCTTTCATACACCCTGAACAGTACATGGTGTAATGAcacatcccctcacattaccactgttacagaggtgccataaagctctcatagatccatggtcagcattaggggtaggcagacttggcatctgcctagtaccctcactcctccaggggcccccagccagtggtataccgttaatagcggcataccacgcagccgctaataccagcacaccatgaggccactatgggatccgtgggtcaggggatgccgatacagttgaaagcaatgatagaggagagagcgtcatctgaagctccctctcccatcattcccctctatttCTAACGCAGTGGGTACGCGATGACGTCAATTAATCGTGCACCATGCTATgccgggcagtggagctgctgagatgctctgcagcagcgggggaactaggaggagaggtgagtattgtattttttttcatatattagtgagtacgtgcagccataatactgcaggacagttgggctacatgatactctatggggtggctgcattatacactatggcagggttccccaactccggtcctcaagagccaccaacaggtcatgttttcaggttttccttagtattgcacaagtgatggaattattgcctgtgcaggtgatgcaattgttacctcttcaatattaaggaaatcctgaaaacatgacctgttggtggctcttgaggaccagagttggggaacactgctctatggggtgcctacattatactctatgtagtggctgcattatactctgagggggggatgcattatactctgagggggctccatcatactctatgaatgactatgactatggagtgcattatccttTATGGGGCTGCACTCTatcgtactatggggagtgcattatactatatgcactttatggaacctgcattatactgtatggaaggctatggggaatgcattatactatatgaagaactatgggggggattgcactacatgaaggactatggggggtgcattatacaatattgaggactaaaattagtgtactatactatttggaggactgaggagtgtatttgtcacaactctgttgtcgggtgtcctgggctcattccctgtccctaacactaggggcccctagcttgccctgttccccaggttacttctgatgatgaagatgctgtggccacataccttgccttagctccaccctcagtctgcacccttaccgcaggaaggaggtgattaatagtgtaccgtaatacaccaaacagactaacaagataatatgaacaggggtaacaaaaaataccaaacatacaacccccccatagaatataatacagcccacctcccaatagaatataatgtagccccatcaaagagtatgatgcaatcctccctcataaaatctaatacagccccccatagaatataatgtagccccccatggaatataatacagtccacctccccatagaatataatgtagcccccatagaatataatgcagccccccatagtatgtaacacagccttccccatagaatataatgcaccccccatagtatataacacagcctcccccatagaagataacgtataatgtacccaccttagta from Ranitomeya variabilis isolate aRanVar5 chromosome 3, aRanVar5.hap1, whole genome shotgun sequence includes:
- the LOC143817631 gene encoding protein kinase C-like 1, with protein sequence MITKRDNEDTILRERRILLAARHCPFLCHLYAAHQSQHRAYFIMEYLSGGSVEDLIRMCGCLNIGNVRFYTAEMVSGLQFLHGHNIVHRDIKPDNIMLDADGHIRIIDLGLAQDGDKLLECECSPYSIISQHSNQPSNQQLWSHKECFLLHKPKPRA